A part of Lacibacter sp. H407 genomic DNA contains:
- the def gene encoding peptide deformylase → MILPIVAYGFDVLRKVSKDITPDYPGLEKFIADMWETMYSSSGVGLAAPQVNKDIRLFVVDSAQMFANMDETETLLYSDRPGIKQVFINAQVEELLGDDWLYNEGCLSIPKIREDVYRAEEVTIRYMDETFTEHVKTFDGLTARVILHEYDHIEGKLFIDHLKPLKRKLLKGKLDDISRGKVSVDYKMVFPK, encoded by the coding sequence ATGATTCTTCCCATTGTCGCCTACGGCTTTGATGTGTTACGGAAAGTAAGCAAAGACATTACTCCTGATTATCCGGGTTTGGAAAAGTTTATTGCCGATATGTGGGAAACCATGTACTCGTCGAGTGGAGTAGGTTTGGCTGCACCTCAGGTGAACAAAGACATCCGTTTGTTTGTGGTGGATAGTGCACAAATGTTTGCCAATATGGACGAAACAGAAACCTTACTTTATTCAGACCGTCCAGGTATAAAACAGGTGTTTATTAATGCGCAGGTGGAAGAATTACTTGGCGATGATTGGTTGTATAACGAAGGTTGCCTGAGTATTCCTAAAATACGGGAAGATGTGTATCGTGCAGAAGAGGTAACCATCCGTTATATGGACGAAACGTTTACGGAGCATGTAAAAACTTTTGATGGATTAACAGCAAGAGTAATTCTGCATGAATACGATCACATCGAAGGAAAATTATTCATTGATCATCTCAAACCGTTGAAACGTAAATTACTCAAGGGTAAACTTGATGATATTTCAAGAGGAAAGGTGAGTGTAGATTACAAGATGGTGTTTCCGAAGTAG
- the ruvX gene encoding Holliday junction resolvase RuvX, with amino-acid sequence MARIMCIDYGGKRTGIAVTDPLQIIATGLTTIETKNFIPFLNDYFSKEQVELILIGMPTNWDDSDTHATPLVKRAIEQLKKNFPAIPIETVDERYTSKMAKNAMLEMGLKKSQRRDKKLVDEIAATIMLQEYLARL; translated from the coding sequence ATGGCAAGGATAATGTGCATCGACTACGGCGGTAAACGCACCGGCATTGCGGTAACAGATCCGTTGCAGATCATTGCCACCGGTTTAACTACCATTGAAACAAAAAATTTCATACCGTTTCTCAATGATTATTTCAGCAAAGAACAAGTAGAGCTGATACTGATCGGTATGCCCACCAATTGGGATGATAGTGATACCCATGCAACGCCGTTAGTGAAGCGTGCCATTGAACAGCTGAAAAAAAACTTCCCTGCAATCCCTATTGAAACGGTAGATGAGCGCTATACTTCCAAAATGGCCAAGAATGCCATGCTTGAAATGGGACTCAAAAAAAGTCAACGTAGGGATAAAAAACTGGTAGATGAGATAGCGGCAACGATCATGCTACAGGAATATTTAGCAAGATTATAG